From one Lycium ferocissimum isolate CSIRO_LF1 chromosome 5, AGI_CSIRO_Lferr_CH_V1, whole genome shotgun sequence genomic stretch:
- the LOC132057240 gene encoding zinc finger CCCH domain-containing protein 11-like isoform X3, with the protein MPPKQSKADVAKKQKVVEDKTFGLKNKNKSKNVQKYVQSLQQNVQPKPDPKKLDAKKKKEEEKARERELNELFKVAINQPKVPLGVDPKSILCEFFKAGQCAKGFKCKFSHDLNVQRKGEKIDIFSDKRDEDGKETMDDWDQETLEKVVASKSQEYNKNKPTDIVCKYFLDAVEKKQYGWFWACPNGKECHYRHALPPGYILKSQMKALLQEESDKMPIEEEIDEQRAKLTASTPLTTELFMEWKKKKMDEKEANLAKQRADRAKNDRMSGRELFMSDASWFVDDIGAYDMYEREEESGEPPKENKDSAKNEASPSTSA; encoded by the exons ATGCCGCCTAAGCAATCTAAAGCCGATGTAGCAAAAAAGCAAAAGGTTGTCGAAGACAAAACATTCGGTCTcaaaaataagaacaagtctAAGAATGTCCAGAAATATGTTCAGTCACTACAGCAAAATGTTCAGCCTAAACCTGATCCTAAGAAACTTGATGCCAag aaaaagaaggaagaagagaaagccagagagagagagcttaacgaattgtTCAAAGTCGCTATTAACCAGCCTAAAGTGCCTCTTG GTGTTGATCCAAAATCCATCTTATGTGAGTTCTTTAAGGCGGGGCAATGTGCTAAGGGTTTTAAGTGCAAGTTCTCTCACGATCTGAATGTTCAGCGAAAAGGAGAGAAGATCGATATTTTCAGCGATAAGCGTGATGAAG ATGGAAAGGAAACAATGGACGATTGGGATCAAGAGACGTTGGAGAAGGTTGTGGCATCAAAAAGTCAGGAGTATAACAAGAACAAACCAACTGACATT GTATGTAAAtactttttggacgctgtggaGAAGAAGCAGTACGGTTGGTTTTGGGCCTGTCCAAATGGTAAAGAATGCCACTACAGGCATGCACTTCCTCCTGGATATATTCTAAAGTCACAAATGAAAGCTTTGTTACAGGAGGAATCTGACAAGATGCCTattgaagaagaaattgatgAACAG CGTGCAAAATTGACTGCTTCAACTCCTTTGACCACTGAGTTATTTATGGaatggaaaaagaagaagatggatGAAAAAGAGGCCAATTTGGCCAAGCAGAGGGCAGATAGAGCTAAGAATGATCGCATGAG TGGTCGTGAGCTGTTCATGTCGGACGCTAGCTGGTTTGTGGATGATATCGGGGCCTATGACATGTATGAAAGGGAAGAAGAGTCTGGTGAACCCCCGAAG